The sequence AGGCCAATTCTCCGGGGGGGAATTCTCTACTTGCATAACACTCATTTTATTGAGTAAAATTACTCAGTACATTGAGCATTTTGTAATGAGGTTCTATGAAGCACTTTCAACGTGCTGCGGTAAAAGAGCTTACACGCCGCCTGAACGAGCCTAGACGATTCATTCAGGTGCTTGCCGGGCCACGCCAAACCGGAAAAACGACCCTTGCCCGACAGGTTATGAATGCCACGGGCTTGCCCAGCCATTATGCCTCCGCGGATGATCCGGCCCTTAGGGATCGGAGTTGGATGGAGCAACAATGGGAGACGGCTCGACTTCTGGCCCGAAAGGCCGGTGAGGGACCCGGTGCGCTGCTAATACTCGATGAGATTCAGAAGATCCCTGGGTGGTCGGAAGTCGTAAAGCGCCTTTGGGATGAAGATACCACGGCGGAATTGCCCTTGCGTACGGTCGTATTGGGTTCTTCACCGCTTCTGGTGCATCAGGGGTTGAGCGAAAGCCTGGCGGGCAGATTTGAAGTCCTTCCCGTGCGTCACTGGTTCTATCCGGAGATGCGTGAAGCCTTTGGATGGAACGTCGAACAACATGTATTCTTTGGAGGATATCCCGGCGCGGCTGAGCTCGTCTCTGAGCCAGAGCGTTGGAGACACTATGTTCTCGATTCTCTGGTTGAAACCTCGATATCGCGCGATGTGCTTCTAATGACGCGTGTCGACAAACCCGCCCTCTTGCGGAGGCTATTCGAATTGGGTTGCGTGCATTCAGGCCAGGTGCTTTCCTACCAGAAAATGGTTGGACAATTGCAGGATGCGGGCAACACGACCACTCTGGCGCATTACTTGCAGTTGTTGCGCGGCGCGGGCCTGGTCACGGGAGTAGAGAAGTACATGGGACAGGAACTGCGCCGTCGCGCTACCAGTCCCAAGCTCTTGGTCATGAACACGGCATTGATGTCGGCGCGCTCCGGAATGAGTCTGGATGAAGCCCGTTTCGACTCCGAGTTCTGGGGCCGATTGGTTGAAACGGCTGTTGGTGCATATCTCGCCAATGCGGCGGTTGGTTCTGACTTCGGTCTGTTCTATTGGTCGAGCCGCAATTGCGAAGTGGATTTCGTGCTGAGTCGCGCCAGGAAACTTGTCACAATTGAAGTGAAAAGCGGACGTACTCGAACCGGTCTGCCAGGGATAGAGGCATTCAGTCGCGAACATGCGGTTCATCGTAAGCTGCTGGTTGGGCGGGGAGGAATCCCGCTTGAACAGTTCTTCGAAACGCCGGTTACCCATTGGTTTGAGTAAGCGCAGACAGACTCTGCAGCGGAGACTGTTCCATGCTCGAGGCATTGAGAAAGGCATTCACCGACTACTCAGTCGTTCTCGAACCTGACCGTGACGAACCGGGCTGGTGGGCGGGGGCTCCGTCCGTTGTGCGCGCACCGGACGGAACGTTCTGGATGGCGGCACGGATGCGGGAAACTATCTCGCCGCCGGGGTATCGCGGCTTCGAATTGCGAATCCTAAGGAGCGAAGACGGAATCCGGTTTGAACCCGTTCACGCGATTCGCCGGGA comes from Candidatus Hydrogenedentota bacterium and encodes:
- a CDS encoding ATP-binding protein, producing the protein MKHFQRAAVKELTRRLNEPRRFIQVLAGPRQTGKTTLARQVMNATGLPSHYASADDPALRDRSWMEQQWETARLLARKAGEGPGALLILDEIQKIPGWSEVVKRLWDEDTTAELPLRTVVLGSSPLLVHQGLSESLAGRFEVLPVRHWFYPEMREAFGWNVEQHVFFGGYPGAAELVSEPERWRHYVLDSLVETSISRDVLLMTRVDKPALLRRLFELGCVHSGQVLSYQKMVGQLQDAGNTTTLAHYLQLLRGAGLVTGVEKYMGQELRRRATSPKLLVMNTALMSARSGMSLDEARFDSEFWGRLVETAVGAYLANAAVGSDFGLFYWSSRNCEVDFVLSRARKLVTIEVKSGRTRTGLPGIEAFSREHAVHRKLLVGRGGIPLEQFFETPVTHWFE